In one window of Sediminispirochaeta bajacaliforniensis DSM 16054 DNA:
- the iolD gene encoding 3D-(3,5/4)-trihydroxycyclohexane-1,2-dione acylhydrolase (decyclizing) — MKTVRLTVGQAIVRFLDNQYISTDGKEEKYVNGVFGIFGHGCVVGLGEALQEPNHGLKFYQGHNEQGMTHAAIAYAKQNNRRKIMAVTSSIGPGALNMVTAAALASVNRIPVLLMPGDAFACRQPDPVLQQVEQFHDYTVTANDAFKAVCRYWDRVSRPEQLMTALMNAFRVLTDPAQTGAVCLALPQDVQAEAWDYPESFFRKRVHYIERRTLSPEALDRAAKIIAGKKKPLAICGGGVRYSEAGKALADFCSRLGIPFGETQAGKSAVVWDHEMNLGGIGATGGLAANHLAPQADLIIAVGTRLSDFTTSSKWIFQNPDAEFLSLNVNSFDALKMDAHAFICDAREGLTALEGALVKKGYHADWGSAVADAKAAWKTEVDKLYAAELPGNSYSQLRALGLLNEELLDDDAIVVGASGSLPGDLQRVWRPKKSETYHMEYGFSCMGYEVSGSFGVKLAAPEREVYAMTGDGSFVMLHSELLTSIQEGQKINVLLFDNNGFGCIDNLQRSQGIPKFGCELKFRNPETGRLDEGGKLVPVDYAKIAEGYGCKVWTVHNSEELRKAMSEAKKSTVSTLIDIKVDFDSMSGDYESWWRVGTPEVSLKQSVLDAHDRLIKEIAKARQF; from the coding sequence AAACGGAGTTTTCGGTATCTTCGGCCACGGTTGCGTCGTCGGCCTCGGCGAGGCCCTTCAGGAGCCGAACCACGGCCTGAAATTCTACCAGGGACACAACGAGCAGGGGATGACCCATGCTGCAATCGCCTACGCAAAGCAGAACAACAGGCGAAAGATCATGGCTGTAACCAGTTCCATCGGCCCCGGTGCCCTCAATATGGTGACCGCCGCGGCCCTTGCCAGCGTCAACAGGATTCCCGTGCTTCTGATGCCCGGTGATGCTTTTGCCTGTCGTCAGCCCGATCCCGTCCTTCAGCAGGTGGAGCAGTTTCACGATTATACCGTCACGGCCAATGATGCCTTCAAAGCGGTCTGTCGCTATTGGGACCGTGTAAGCCGGCCCGAACAGCTTATGACTGCCCTTATGAACGCTTTCCGCGTCCTTACCGATCCGGCACAAACCGGGGCCGTTTGTCTGGCCTTGCCCCAGGATGTTCAGGCCGAGGCATGGGACTATCCGGAATCCTTCTTCCGCAAACGTGTTCATTATATAGAGCGGAGAACACTCTCTCCCGAAGCCCTTGATCGTGCGGCCAAGATTATCGCCGGTAAAAAGAAGCCTCTGGCGATCTGCGGCGGCGGTGTACGCTATTCGGAGGCTGGTAAGGCCCTGGCCGATTTCTGCAGCCGTTTGGGAATTCCCTTCGGGGAGACACAGGCCGGAAAATCGGCGGTGGTGTGGGACCACGAGATGAACCTCGGAGGTATCGGTGCAACCGGAGGGCTGGCGGCGAACCATCTTGCGCCCCAGGCAGACCTTATCATTGCCGTGGGGACCAGGCTTTCCGACTTTACCACTTCCAGTAAATGGATTTTTCAGAACCCCGATGCGGAATTCCTTTCTCTGAATGTTAACTCCTTTGATGCCCTGAAGATGGATGCCCATGCCTTTATCTGCGATGCCAGGGAAGGTTTGACCGCCCTGGAGGGTGCCTTGGTGAAAAAAGGCTACCATGCCGATTGGGGAAGTGCCGTTGCCGATGCGAAAGCGGCCTGGAAAACGGAAGTAGACAAGCTTTATGCCGCGGAGCTTCCCGGCAATAGTTATTCTCAGCTGCGTGCCCTCGGCCTCCTAAACGAGGAGCTCTTGGACGATGATGCGATCGTCGTTGGTGCCTCCGGCAGTCTGCCCGGCGACCTTCAGCGGGTATGGCGTCCCAAAAAGAGTGAAACCTATCACATGGAATACGGTTTCTCCTGCATGGGATATGAGGTTTCCGGCTCCTTCGGTGTGAAACTTGCAGCCCCCGAGAGGGAGGTTTACGCCATGACCGGTGATGGAAGCTTTGTTATGCTCCATTCTGAACTTCTGACATCCATCCAGGAAGGACAGAAGATCAATGTTCTGCTTTTTGACAACAACGGTTTCGGTTGTATCGATAACCTCCAGCGGAGCCAGGGAATCCCCAAGTTCGGCTGTGAGCTGAAATTCCGCAATCCGGAAACCGGACGGCTCGATGAAGGAGGCAAGCTCGTACCCGTCGATTATGCCAAGATCGCCGAGGGTTACGGCTGCAAGGTGTGGACGGTACATAATTCTGAAGAGCTCCGCAAGGCCATGAGCGAGGCGAAGAAGAGCACCGTTTCGACCCTTATCGATATCAAAGTCGATTTTGATTCGATGTCCGGTGACTATGAGAGTTGGTGGAGGGTCGGGACTCCCGAGGTTTCCCTGAAGCAGTCGGTCCTTGATGCCCATGACCGACTGATAAAAGAGATAGCCAAAGCACGGCAATTTTAG